The following proteins are co-located in the Thermodesulfobacteriota bacterium genome:
- a CDS encoding HU family DNA-binding protein, with the protein MTKSELIGKIAENAGISKTDADKAYDAIIAAIKSGLKSDGSVPLTGLGTFKVTHRAARMGRNPSTGQSIQIPAKNVLKFKASKGVESEIG; encoded by the coding sequence ATGACTAAAAGTGAGTTGATTGGTAAAATTGCCGAGAACGCTGGGATCAGTAAGACGGATGCGGATAAAGCTTATGATGCAATTATTGCTGCAATCAAAAGCGGACTAAAGAGCGACGGTAGCGTACCTCTTACAGGTCTTGGTACTTTTAAAGTTACCCACAGAGCCGCTCGTATGGGAAGAAACCCCTCAACGGGCCAGAGCATCCAGATACCTGCTAAAAATGTTCTTAAGTTCAAAGCCTCCAAAGGTGTTGAATCTGAGATCGGTTAA
- a CDS encoding DUF3617 family protein, giving the protein MLRLSSLVLIILGIFILIPITLHAQGELSIKPGKYRLSKTTKTSFDTVPASRTTEECITDPDLDPQSILPNKENCTISNMKTSDNQTSFDFTCENVGKSSTLKGYAEYSTDGDKISSSIRLKGLYQGKELIVESSGSGERIGDCTPEPEFAE; this is encoded by the coding sequence ATGTTAAGACTCAGCTCATTAGTTCTCATAATTTTAGGTATTTTCATACTCATCCCTATAACACTTCATGCGCAAGGAGAGTTGTCAATAAAGCCGGGTAAATATAGACTTTCTAAGACAACAAAAACAAGTTTTGATACCGTTCCTGCAAGCAGAACCACAGAAGAGTGCATTACAGATCCAGACCTTGATCCTCAATCAATTTTGCCCAACAAGGAAAACTGTACAATTAGCAATATGAAAACCTCCGATAATCAAACAAGCTTTGATTTTACATGCGAGAATGTTGGAAAATCCTCTACACTAAAAGGTTATGCAGAATATAGCACCGACGGAGATAAAATTTCTAGTAGTATAAGGCTCAAGGGTCTTTATCAGGGTAAGGAACTTATAGTAGAGTCCAGCGGCAGTGGTGAGAGAATAGGTGATTGCACCCCTGAGCCTGAATTTGCTGAATAG